In the Juglans microcarpa x Juglans regia isolate MS1-56 chromosome 6D, Jm3101_v1.0, whole genome shotgun sequence genome, one interval contains:
- the LOC121233977 gene encoding cytochrome P450 94B3-like → MFIFLSFISLGFFLFLYSFFSFILHRVHSTSRTGHDNDHGPPTHPIIGCLISFYKNRHRLLDWYTDLLSKSPTQTVVVHRLGARRIVVTANPANVEYMLKTNFSNFPKGTPFTEILGDLLGHGIFNVDGELWSTQRKLASHEFSTKSLREFVVKTLEDEVDHRLIPLLEEAAGSNKVLDLQEILRRFAFDTICKVSLGTDPSCLDLNRAVPPLVKAFDSASEISAMRSMAPVFWFWKIKRALNLGSEKQLKDALRLVHGSVLEIIRNKRRILEEDRENRYCESDLLSRMLLAGHEEEVVRDMVISFIMAGRDTTSSAMTWLFWLLSKYPNQKELIVKELNSVLENGEKQLDFETLKEMKFVKACLCESMRLYPPVAWDSKHALQGDTLPDGTPIGKGDRVTYFPYGMGRMEELWGKDWFEFNPGRWFDEPGGIEGGGELKLVSPFKFPVFQAGPRVCLGKEMAFTQMKYVVARILRRFEIVPVCEDRPVFVPLLTGHMAGGFKVMVRTRSS, encoded by the coding sequence ATGTTTATCTTcctttctttcatctctctagggtttttcctgTTTCTCTATTCCTTCTTCTCATTCATCCTTCATCGAGTTCACAGTACTAGTCGTACTGGTCATGATAATGATCATGGCCCTCCTACACACCCAATCATCGGCTGCCTTATCTCTTTCTATAAAAACCGCCACCGTCTCTTGGACTGGTACACAGACCTGTTATCAAAGTCTCCGACGCAGACCGTTGTGGTGCACCGGCTTGGTGCGCGACGTATCGTTGTGACAGCAAACCCTGCCAACGTCGAGTACATGCTCAAGACCAACTTCAGCAACTTCCCCAAAGGCACGCCTTTCACCGAGATCCTCGGCGATCTTCTTGGCCACGGCATATTTAACGTGGACGGTGAATTATGGTCCACCCAGCGCAAGCTAGCGAGCCATGAGTTTAGCACAAAGTCTTTGAGAGAGTTCGTTGTCAAAACCCTTGAAGATGAAGTCGATCACCGATTGATACCGTTGCTTGAGGAGGCCGCTGGAAGTAACAAAGTCTTGGACTTGCAGGAAATACTGAGAAGGTTTGCGTTTGACACCATCTGCAAAGTCTCGTTGGGCACAGACCCCAGTTGCCTTGACCTAAATCGCGCGGTGCCGCCTCTTGTAAAAGCCTTTGACAGTGCCTCGGAGATCAGCGCCATGCGCTCAATGGCCCCGGTGTTCTGGTTTTGGAAGATCAAGCGCGCATTGAACCTGGGATCGGAGAAGCAACTCAAAGATGCACTTCGACTCGTGCATGGCTCAGTGCTCGAGATCATAAGAAACAAGAGGCGAATACTCGAAGAAGATCGAGAAAACAGATATTGCGAGAGCGACTTACTATCGAGGATGTTATTGGCGGGACACGAAGAGGAGGTAGTGAGAGACATGGTGATAAGCTTCATCATGGCCGGCCGAGACACGACCTCCTCAGCCATGACATGGCTGTTCTGGTTGCTTTCCAAGTACCCAAACCAAAAGGAACTGATTGTAAAGGAATTGAATTCCGTGCTAGAAAATGGTGAAAAGCAGTTAGACTTTGAAACACTCAAGGAGATGAAGTTCGTCAAGGCATGCTTGTGCGAGTCCATGCGGCTCTACCCGCCGGTTGCGTGGGACTCGAAGCACGCTCTCCAAGGTGACACTTTGCCCGACGGAACTCCGATTGGGAAGGGAGATAGGGTCACGTATTTTCCTTATGGGATGGGAAGAATGGAGGAGTTGTGGGGAAAGGACTGGTTCGAGTTTAATCCAGGCAGGTGGTTCGATGAACCGGGTGGGATCGAAGGTGGAGGGGAATTGAAACTGGTGAGTCCTTTCAAATTTCCTGTTTTTCAGGCCGGTCCGAGGGTGTGTCTTGGGAAGGAGATGGCTTTTACACAGATGAAGTACGTGGTGGCAAGGATACTGAGGCGGTTCGAGATCGTGCCTGTTTGTGAGGACCGGCCGGTTTTCGTTCCTTTGTTGACTGGTCATATGGCTGGTGGGTTCAAGGTCATGGTCCGGACTCGAAGTAGTTAG